The DNA region ATGATCAAGCACTAAAAGTTCAAAACTTTCTTCTTTAATCAGCCCACAAAGCTCATCTAGGCTCGTCCCTTCAAGTAAAAAAACCTCATTTGGAATTTTTTCTATGATATTTCCCTCAAGCTCCAAACAAGCAAAGTTCACTTCGTGTCCTAATTTTTCATATTGCTTTGCTAAAATCAAACAACGCTGTATGTGTCCGTGTCCTATCTTAAAAGAGCTATCCGCACGAATGAGAATTTTCACATCAAAGCCTTATTTAACGCAAAAAGTTTTTTCGCAAATTCTAAATCCTGTGGCGTGTCAATGTCGCAAACCAAATTTCTAGGCAGCAAATACACGCTAGAATTCGGTGTGAAAATCATCTCCTCCTTAAGCCACGCTTCTTTTTTACCAAAATAAAATACCCCCGCATCGTGATACGCCCTTTCTAAATCCTGAGAACGCACAAAATACTGACTTTCATCAAACATATAAACCCTTTTTCCCTTCAAATAAAACGCCCTTTGGATAGGATAGTCAAATTCCACAGCGCCAAACAAAAAGCTAAAATCGCCCTTAATAAATTCTTCATAAGCTTCTTTTAAAAGCTTTGCATTAAGTAAGGGTGCGGTCGCATAAAGACAGCAAATGTTTTCATACCCAGCCCCTATTTTTTCGCTAACGCTTTTTATAACCTTAGAACTTGAGCTAAAATCATCACTTAACTCCTTTTCCCTCATCAAAGCCCTCGCCCCAAAAACCTCTGCCACTTGCAAAATTTCCTCATCATCACTAGAAACCACAACTTCCTCAAAAATGCCTGAATTTAGGGCATTTTCTATACTATAAGCCATCAAGGGTTTGCCACAAAAATCAATAATATTTTTTCTTGGAATTCGCTTAGAACCACCACGCGCTGGGATAATGCAAAGACTTTTCACTGCTTTAAAGCCTGTGCGATTAATTCAAGGGGGCTTTTAAAAACCACCTTGCTTTGATTTTGCGTAAGGGCGTTTGAAATTTGCATTCTACAAGCCGAACATTCCGCACTCACCACGCTAGCACCACTTTCATCAATCATCTTAGCTTTTTTAAGTCCCACTTTTAAGGTATTTTCATAATAATCACTTTGCATACTCACGCCTCCAAAACCGCAACAAGCATTAGAATCACTCATCTCAGCAAAGCGGTAATTTACCTTTAAAAAGGCTCTAGGCTCCTTAAACACTCCTTGCATTTTCCTCGCGTGGCAAGGGTCGTGGTAGGTTAAAAGTAAATCTCTTTTCCCCTTAGTTTTTAAAAGCTCTAAAAGAGGCGTTTTTTCATAAAAATACCAAGTCGCAAGCTTGATTTTAGGGGCGATTTTAGCCGCTCTTTTAGCCCACTGCTCCTCCTTTATCATCGTAAAAAAATGCTCCAAATCCACACTAAGCATAGCCGAGCAAGTCGCTTCAGGAGTGATGATATACTCCACACTTTCAAGTTTTTTTTCAAAATATTCCACATTTTTTTTCGCTAGACTTTCAAGGCTTTTAAAATCCCCTGTGAAAAAATGCGGCGCTCCACAGCAAACCTGCTCTTTCATCAAATCAACATTAATTTTAAGCTCTTTAGCTATACTAAGCACGGCTTTTGCACTATCTATATAAAAATAATTTGCCAAACAGCCTACAAAAAATCCCACGCTTTTTTCTCCGCCATTATCGATAAATTCGGTGTTTTGATTTAAAAAGCTTTTTTGCTTAAAACTAGGCAAAAGTCTGCCTTTTTTGATAAAGGGTAAAGAAAAACGCGCCTTCATACCAGAATTTTGCAAAGCAAAAGCACAGCTTTGAAATACAAAGCCAAATTTAGCTGCTATATCAAGGGCTTTTCTCGTGCGTAAAAAATAAAGCAAAAGCCTTTTATACCACGCTATGCCAAATTTCTTAGCGATGTCATAACGCACCGCCTCAATGGCATTATCAACCCTAATGTGCGATGGGCAAACCTCCACGCAATTCGTGCATAAAAAGCAAGATTCAAACACTCTTTTTGCTTCTTTATCAAGCTCTAAATTTCCCTCTTTATAGGCAGCCAAAAGGTCTAAAAAACCACGCGGAGAATTAATCTCATCGCGTTTGATTTGATGAATAGTGCAAGTAGGGATACATTTACCACATTTAACACAGCTTTGAGAAAATTTTGTAAAGTCCATTATAAAGTCTTTGAAAATACTTTTTTTTCTTCGCTAATGTTTTTTAAATACGCATCAAAACACATTGCGATATTTCTTATAAGCATTGTGCCTGTTTCATTGACTTTAATGAAATCATTTTCAACGCTTACAAACTCACCATACTCCTCAAGAGCCTTTAAATCCTGTTTAAAATATTCTCTAAAATCAATTTTAAATTCTCTTTCTATCTCTTTAATATCTAGCTTAAAATTCGCCATTAAAGCCATAATAACAGCCTTTCTAAGCCTATCATCATCACTAAGTAAAACCCCCCTTTCAAAAGGCAAAATCCCCCTTTCAATCGCTTCTTCGTAAGATTTTAAATCCTTGAAATTTTGCGCATAATAATTTTGCCCCTCGCCTATGCTAGTCAGTCCCACGCCCACTAAATCCACACCACCCTTAGTCGTGTAGCCTTGAAAATTTCTATGCAAGGTATTATCATTTAAAGCTTTAAAAAGCTCATCATCTTCTTTAGCAAAATGGTCCATTCCTATCATTTTGTAGTGATTTTGCCCTAAAAATTGCTCACAATATTCTAAAATTTGAAGCTTGACATCAGGGCTTGGTAGGGTATTTTCGTCAAATTTTCTCATATTTTTCTTAAGCCAAGGCACATGCGCGTAATTAAAAATCGCCAAGCGGTCAGGGTCTAAAAGCAAAATTTTGTCTAAGGTTTGCTTAAAACTTTGCAAATTTTGAAAAGGTAAGCCATAAATTAGGTCGATATTAACGGACTTTATCCCACGACTTCGCACCTTTAAAAGCGCTTCTTTTGTTAAATCAAAAGGTTGAATTCTATGGATTTCTTTTTGCACTCTTTCGTCAAAATCTTGCACCCCAAAGCTAATGCGGTTAAAACCATTTTGCACCAAAACATCAGCTTGTGCGTCATTGAAAAAGCGAGGGTCTATCTCGCAACTTAGCTCGGCTTCTTTGTCAAAATGAGAAAAAACGCTTTTAATTTTTAAAATTAAACTTTCTAATTCCTCAGCAGAAAAATAAGTCGGTGTACCACCTCCAAAGTGCATCTGCACGACTTTTTTTTGTGTGTCTAAAAGAGAGCTTAAAATGTCAAGCTCTCTAAAAAGATATGTTAAATAACGCTTTTTACTCTCTTCTTTAGCTGTGTAAATGACATTACACCCGCAAAAATAGCAAGCGCTTCTACAAAAAGGCAGGTGAAAATATAAAGAAAGATCGCGTTTGGACTCCCTTAAACATCTTAAATATTTCCCATAGCTAAATTCCGTGCTAAATTCCACAGCCGTAGGGTAGGAAGTGTAACGAGGACCAGCCTTAGAATACTTTACAAAGGCTTTATAATCTTTCATTTTGCAAACTCTCCATCATCATATTCATATCGATAAATAAATTTGGGTGTTCTTTTTTAATGTCTTCAAGTAGGCGGTCTAAATCGACATTAGCCCTAGCCACTCCAGTAACCCTTA from Campylobacter upsaliensis includes:
- the pseF gene encoding pseudaminic acid cytidylyltransferase, which produces MKSLCIIPARGGSKRIPRKNIIDFCGKPLMAYSIENALNSGIFEEVVVSSDDEEILQVAEVFGARALMREKELSDDFSSSSKVIKSVSEKIGAGYENICCLYATAPLLNAKLLKEAYEEFIKGDFSFLFGAVEFDYPIQRAFYLKGKRVYMFDESQYFVRSQDLERAYHDAGVFYFGKKEAWLKEEMIFTPNSSVYLLPRNLVCDIDTPQDLEFAKKLFALNKALM
- a CDS encoding (Fe-S)-binding protein, with protein sequence MDFTKFSQSCVKCGKCIPTCTIHQIKRDEINSPRGFLDLLAAYKEGNLELDKEAKRVFESCFLCTNCVEVCPSHIRVDNAIEAVRYDIAKKFGIAWYKRLLLYFLRTRKALDIAAKFGFVFQSCAFALQNSGMKARFSLPFIKKGRLLPSFKQKSFLNQNTEFIDNGGEKSVGFFVGCLANYFYIDSAKAVLSIAKELKINVDLMKEQVCCGAPHFFTGDFKSLESLAKKNVEYFEKKLESVEYIITPEATCSAMLSVDLEHFFTMIKEEQWAKRAAKIAPKIKLATWYFYEKTPLLELLKTKGKRDLLLTYHDPCHARKMQGVFKEPRAFLKVNYRFAEMSDSNACCGFGGVSMQSDYYENTLKVGLKKAKMIDESGASVVSAECSACRMQISNALTQNQSKVVFKSPLELIAQALKQ
- the hemN gene encoding oxygen-independent coproporphyrinogen III oxidase, whose amino-acid sequence is MKDYKAFVKYSKAGPRYTSYPTAVEFSTEFSYGKYLRCLRESKRDLSLYFHLPFCRSACYFCGCNVIYTAKEESKKRYLTYLFRELDILSSLLDTQKKVVQMHFGGGTPTYFSAEELESLILKIKSVFSHFDKEAELSCEIDPRFFNDAQADVLVQNGFNRISFGVQDFDERVQKEIHRIQPFDLTKEALLKVRSRGIKSVNIDLIYGLPFQNLQSFKQTLDKILLLDPDRLAIFNYAHVPWLKKNMRKFDENTLPSPDVKLQILEYCEQFLGQNHYKMIGMDHFAKEDDELFKALNDNTLHRNFQGYTTKGGVDLVGVGLTSIGEGQNYYAQNFKDLKSYEEAIERGILPFERGVLLSDDDRLRKAVIMALMANFKLDIKEIEREFKIDFREYFKQDLKALEEYGEFVSVENDFIKVNETGTMLIRNIAMCFDAYLKNISEEKKVFSKTL